In Streptomyces sp. NBC_01551, one DNA window encodes the following:
- a CDS encoding serine hydrolase, which yields MKPTHTWLRRACVAAAAAGALVAPAVATGSAHEAAGAATLPAAPTPSGGDAEFRQLTPAVAAQLDAAVREVMRQTGVPGVTVGLWAPGKGEYVRTFGVADKATRAPMATDLHVRIGSETKTFTVTALLQLVDEGKAGLDDPIGRYVTGVPNGDRITLRELAGMRSGLFNYSLDADFIKKLQADPERSFTPRQLLAYAFGHPVQFPPGAKFDYSNTNLILLGLVVEKITGRPLHEVITQDVLVPAGLRRTVFPTSAAMPVPYAHGYTNQTASGKVEDATDWNPSWAWAAGAMISDLQDLRSWARTLATGTLLTPATQAERLKTTPMNVQGDGYGLGIFDVQGWIGHNGSIPGYEVLPVYLPPARATMVILLNTDSRYDGQEPSTLFGQAVTAVVTPDHVYPGHKPQAPGGG from the coding sequence GTGAAGCCAACCCACACCTGGCTGCGCCGGGCCTGCGTGGCCGCCGCCGCCGCGGGCGCGCTCGTCGCCCCGGCCGTCGCCACCGGCTCCGCCCACGAGGCGGCGGGGGCTGCGACCCTGCCCGCCGCGCCCACCCCGTCGGGCGGCGACGCGGAGTTCCGGCAGCTCACCCCGGCCGTCGCGGCGCAACTGGACGCGGCCGTGCGCGAGGTCATGCGCCAGACGGGGGTGCCGGGCGTGACCGTGGGGCTGTGGGCCCCCGGCAAGGGCGAGTACGTCCGTACCTTCGGGGTCGCCGACAAGGCGACGCGCGCGCCGATGGCCACCGACCTGCACGTACGGATCGGCAGCGAGACCAAGACCTTCACCGTGACGGCCCTGCTCCAGCTCGTCGACGAGGGCAAGGCCGGGCTGGACGACCCCATCGGGAGATACGTGACCGGCGTACCCAACGGGGACCGCATCACGCTGCGCGAGCTGGCGGGCATGCGCTCCGGGCTGTTCAACTACAGCCTCGACGCGGACTTCATCAAGAAGCTCCAGGCCGATCCCGAACGGTCCTTCACGCCAAGGCAGTTGCTCGCGTACGCCTTCGGCCATCCCGTGCAGTTCCCGCCGGGGGCGAAATTCGACTACTCCAACACCAACCTGATCCTGCTCGGACTGGTGGTGGAGAAGATCACCGGACGCCCGCTCCACGAGGTCATCACCCAGGACGTCCTGGTGCCGGCCGGGCTGCGCCGCACCGTCTTCCCGACGAGCGCGGCCATGCCGGTTCCGTACGCCCACGGCTACACGAACCAGACGGCCTCGGGCAAGGTCGAGGACGCGACCGACTGGAACCCCTCCTGGGCCTGGGCGGCCGGAGCGATGATCTCCGACCTCCAGGACCTGCGCAGCTGGGCCCGCACCCTCGCCACCGGCACGCTGCTCACGCCCGCGACCCAGGCCGAGCGCCTGAAGACGACGCCGATGAACGTCCAGGGCGACGGCTACGGGCTGGGCATCTTCGACGTCCAGGGCTGGATCGGCCACAACGGCTCGATCCCCGGGTACGAGGTGCTGCCGGTCTACCTGCCACCGGCGCGGGCGACCATGGTCATCCTCCTCAACACCGACAGCCGCTACGACGGCCAGGAACCCAGCACCCTCTTCGGCCAGGCGGTCACCGCCGTCGTGACCCCGGACCACGTGTACCCGGGGCACAAGCCTCAGGCGCCGGGCGGCGGCTGA
- a CDS encoding Zn-ribbon domain-containing OB-fold protein, whose translation MADLVGRRGDGTVPVSPAGGTARYDLPDVDDFTRPYWDAAATGRLLLRRCGECGRAHHYPREFCPFCWAGEDRVTWEAASGRATLYTWSVIHRNDLPPFGTRVPYVAAVVDLAEGPRMMTEVVDCAHADLRIGMPLEVTFRVEAAGGAAESVAGGVAAAGAAAVGGAAEGVAVAVFRPAVGDGSPSDRGGATLR comes from the coding sequence ATGGCAGACCTGGTCGGTCGACGCGGCGACGGGACTGTTCCTGTGAGCCCCGCCGGCGGGACCGCCCGCTACGACCTGCCCGACGTCGACGACTTCACCCGCCCCTACTGGGACGCGGCCGCGACCGGCCGGCTGCTGCTGCGCCGCTGCGGGGAGTGCGGGCGCGCGCACCACTACCCGAGGGAGTTCTGCCCGTTCTGCTGGGCGGGGGAGGACCGGGTGACGTGGGAGGCGGCGAGCGGCCGCGCCACGCTGTACACCTGGTCGGTGATCCACCGCAACGACCTCCCGCCGTTCGGGACGCGGGTCCCGTACGTGGCGGCGGTGGTCGACCTGGCGGAGGGGCCCCGGATGATGACGGAGGTCGTGGACTGCGCGCACGCCGACCTGCGGATCGGCATGCCGCTGGAGGTCACGTTCCGGGTGGAGGCGGCGGGCGGGGCCGCGGAGAGCGTGGCGGGGGGCGTCGCGGCGGCGGGTGCGGCCGCGGTGGGCGGGGCCGCGGAAGGCGTGGCGGTGGCCGTGTTCCGGCCGGCCGTCGGTGACGGCTCGCCGAGCGACCGGGGTGGCGCGACCCTACGCTGA
- a CDS encoding DoxX family membrane protein has translation MQTIWLSGAEWLAVLRIGLGLWWLESWRHKDKKGWFERGTGIAWAADVAGKHRWPFVKGGFEKVVQPRPRLMAYVVVYAELALGLGLVLGLLTPIALVGGLLLNLLYLVLMIHDWAEQGQNAMMALISLVALFAMGWQTWSVDAATGLFL, from the coding sequence ATGCAGACCATCTGGCTCAGTGGGGCCGAATGGCTCGCCGTGCTCCGGATAGGCCTCGGCCTGTGGTGGCTGGAGAGCTGGCGGCACAAGGACAAGAAGGGCTGGTTCGAGCGCGGCACCGGCATCGCCTGGGCGGCCGACGTCGCGGGCAAGCACCGCTGGCCGTTCGTGAAGGGCGGCTTCGAGAAGGTCGTCCAGCCGAGGCCGCGCCTGATGGCGTACGTCGTCGTCTACGCGGAACTCGCGCTCGGGCTGGGCCTGGTCCTCGGGCTCCTGACGCCGATCGCGCTGGTGGGCGGGCTGCTGCTGAACCTGCTGTACCTGGTGCTGATGATCCATGACTGGGCCGAGCAGGGCCAGAACGCGATGATGGCCCTCATCTCGCTCGTCGCGCTCTTCGCCATGGGATGGCAGACCTGGTCGGTCGACGCGGCGACGGGACTGTTCCTGTGA
- a CDS encoding NAD(P)/FAD-dependent oxidoreductase, with amino-acid sequence MTTQPRPVYVIGAGPGGLAVAAALRARGVRAVVVDKADAVGASWRGHYDRLRLHTTRRLSALPGLAIPRRFGRWVSRDDVVRYLEKYAEFHELELVTGVEVTRIERAPEDGGDGGNGNGSSHGDRGGPGWLLHATGGRVLAARAVVVATGFNHTPRLPDWPGRDTYTGTLTHAAAYRNPRPYEGQDVLVVGVGNTGAEIAVDLAGGGAARVRLAVRTAPHIVRRSTAGWPAQRTGILVRRLPVRLVDRLGRLVAKASVPDLTAYGLPRPESGLYSRARQGAIPVQDVGLIDAVRTGRVEPVAAVEAFDGAEVVLADGSRITPDAVVAATGYRRGLEGLLGHLDVLDERGRPLTHGRRTPEQAPGLYFTGYTNPISGMFREMALDAEKIAKAVARRLGVRAAARRSAELLPDTGLRPVDPPA; translated from the coding sequence ATGACCACCCAGCCCCGCCCCGTCTACGTGATCGGCGCCGGGCCCGGCGGCCTCGCCGTCGCCGCCGCGCTGCGCGCACGCGGGGTGCGCGCGGTGGTCGTCGACAAGGCCGACGCCGTCGGCGCCTCCTGGCGGGGGCACTACGACCGGCTCCGCCTGCACACCACCCGCCGCCTCTCCGCCCTGCCCGGACTGGCGATTCCGCGCCGGTTCGGGCGGTGGGTGTCGCGGGACGACGTGGTGCGGTACCTGGAGAAGTACGCCGAGTTCCACGAGCTGGAGCTGGTGACCGGCGTCGAGGTGACGCGCATCGAGCGCGCCCCGGAGGACGGCGGCGACGGCGGCAACGGCAACGGCAGCAGCCACGGCGACCGCGGCGGCCCCGGCTGGCTCCTGCACGCCACCGGCGGCCGGGTGCTGGCCGCCCGGGCCGTGGTCGTGGCCACCGGCTTCAACCACACCCCGCGCCTGCCGGACTGGCCCGGCCGCGACACGTACACCGGGACGCTCACGCACGCCGCCGCCTACCGCAACCCCCGGCCGTACGAGGGCCAGGACGTGCTCGTCGTCGGCGTCGGCAACACCGGCGCCGAGATAGCCGTCGACCTGGCCGGTGGCGGGGCCGCGCGGGTCCGCCTCGCCGTGCGCACCGCCCCGCACATCGTGCGCCGCTCCACCGCCGGCTGGCCGGCCCAGCGCACCGGGATCCTGGTACGGCGGCTGCCCGTACGCCTCGTGGACCGGCTCGGCCGGCTCGTCGCCAAGGCGTCCGTCCCGGACCTGACGGCGTACGGGCTCCCACGCCCGGAGTCCGGCCTGTACAGCAGGGCCCGACAGGGGGCGATACCGGTGCAGGACGTCGGCCTGATCGACGCCGTCCGCACGGGCCGGGTGGAGCCGGTCGCCGCCGTCGAGGCGTTCGACGGCGCCGAGGTGGTGCTCGCGGACGGCTCCCGGATCACCCCGGACGCGGTGGTCGCGGCCACCGGCTACCGGCGCGGCCTGGAGGGCCTGCTCGGCCACCTCGACGTACTGGACGAGCGCGGGCGGCCGCTCACCCACGGCCGGCGCACCCCCGAGCAGGCCCCCGGCCTGTACTTCACCGGGTACACCAACCCCATCAGCGGCATGTTCCGGGAGATGGCGCTGGACGCGGAGAAGATCGCCAAGGCCGTCGCCCGCAGGCTCGGCGTCCGGGCCGCGGCCCGGCGTTCGGCCGAGCTCCTGCCGGACACCGGCCTGCGCCCGGTGGACCCCCCGGCCTGA